One Solibacillus isronensis genomic window carries:
- the fabG gene encoding 3-oxoacyl-ACP reductase FabG has protein sequence MRLENKVAIITGGAGGIGLAAVKRFLEEGAKVAIVDYDKQQGEKIEAELGENVAFFAVDVSKLADVKEMVEQVVDRFGKIDILINNAGITRDATLVKMSEEDFEKVIQINLNGVYYCTQAVAPHMIAQGSGKIISTSSVSGVYGNFGQTNYAATKAAIIGMTKTWAKELGRKGINVNAVAPGFTATPMVEKMPEKVLQQMEGITSLQRLGKPEDIANAYLFLASDEASYITGHVLQVDGGIMM, from the coding sequence ATGCGATTAGAAAATAAAGTAGCAATTATTACAGGTGGTGCGGGCGGTATTGGCCTTGCAGCAGTAAAGCGTTTTTTGGAAGAAGGCGCAAAAGTAGCCATCGTAGATTATGACAAACAACAAGGAGAAAAAATTGAAGCAGAGCTGGGGGAAAATGTCGCTTTCTTTGCAGTTGATGTATCGAAACTGGCTGACGTAAAGGAAATGGTTGAACAGGTTGTTGATCGTTTCGGCAAAATCGATATTTTAATAAACAATGCAGGGATTACCCGTGATGCAACTCTTGTAAAAATGAGCGAGGAAGATTTTGAAAAGGTCATTCAAATTAACTTGAATGGTGTTTACTACTGCACACAAGCAGTAGCACCTCATATGATCGCACAAGGGTCTGGGAAAATTATCAGTACTTCATCGGTAAGTGGTGTATACGGTAATTTTGGTCAAACAAACTATGCCGCGACAAAAGCGGCCATTATCGGGATGACAAAAACATGGGCTAAGGAGCTTGGTCGTAAAGGAATTAATGTAAACGCTGTTGCTCCTGGATTTACCGCAACACCCATGGTCGAAAAAATGCCGGAAAAAGTACTCCAGCAAATGGAAGGCATTACAAGTTTGCAACGATTAGGGAAACCGGAAGATATCGCAAATGCTTATTTATTTTTAGCATCGGATGAGGCGAGTTATATTACAGGTCATGTTCTGCAAGTTGATGGCGGCATTATGATGTAG
- a CDS encoding 3-oxoacyl-ACP synthase, with translation MIGITGLGMYLPEGRMTGAQIAEKANIPTVVVETKMGIIEKVVAGPNDHPVEMSVKAAKEAISEAQVDAKDIDVVIYIGEEHKEYPLWTAAIKIQEEIGAVNAWAFDVQLRCGTAIMAMKVAKSLMLADDSVKTVLLAGGYRNHDFIDYENERTRFMFNLGAGAGAMILQKNAGGHEVLEASLITDGSFSEDVVVPVGGTKEPLTVDHIQEGHYILDVLDPEGMKLRLEQKSLSNFLKVIHQSLQKSGYSENNLHYVAMLHMKKSAHDYVLKELGLSEENSIYLSHYGHIGQIDQILSLCLARKEGKLQEGQIVSLVSAGIGYAWGAITVKWGA, from the coding sequence ATGATCGGAATAACGGGATTAGGAATGTATTTACCTGAAGGAAGAATGACCGGTGCCCAAATTGCGGAGAAGGCAAATATTCCAACGGTTGTCGTTGAAACGAAAATGGGCATTATTGAAAAAGTGGTTGCCGGTCCAAATGACCATCCAGTTGAAATGAGTGTAAAAGCAGCAAAGGAAGCGATTTCCGAAGCACAAGTGGATGCAAAAGATATTGATGTCGTGATTTATATTGGGGAAGAACATAAAGAGTACCCGTTATGGACGGCTGCCATTAAAATACAGGAAGAAATCGGTGCGGTCAATGCTTGGGCATTTGATGTCCAGCTTCGTTGCGGTACGGCGATTATGGCGATGAAAGTAGCGAAAAGCTTAATGCTGGCAGATGATTCTGTTAAGACAGTGCTACTGGCTGGAGGGTACCGCAACCATGATTTTATCGATTATGAAAATGAGCGGACACGTTTTATGTTCAATTTAGGCGCAGGTGCAGGTGCAATGATTTTGCAGAAAAACGCGGGCGGGCACGAAGTACTGGAAGCCTCGCTCATTACAGACGGTTCATTTTCGGAAGATGTCGTTGTTCCGGTAGGAGGTACAAAGGAACCGCTAACAGTTGACCATATTCAGGAAGGCCACTATATATTGGATGTTCTCGATCCTGAGGGGATGAAGCTTCGGTTGGAGCAGAAATCATTAAGCAATTTTTTAAAGGTAATTCACCAATCACTGCAGAAAAGTGGATATAGCGAAAATAATTTACATTATGTTGCGATGCTCCATATGAAAAAGTCTGCACATGACTATGTCTTAAAAGAGCTCGGCCTGTCAGAAGAGAATTCGATTTATTTATCGCATTACGGGCATATCGGGCAAATCGATCAGATTTTATCTCTGTGCCTCGCGCGTAAGGAAGGGAAACTGCAGGAAGGGCAAATTGTTTCATTAGTGAGTGCAGGTATAGGCTACGCATGGGGTGCTATTACAGTAAAGTGGGGGGCTTAA
- a CDS encoding MMPL family transporter, which translates to MNKLLNPITDWVSTKRGAWITLIVWLVLMIGLSAGPMLSEYKVTNFQSLPDDAQSIIAENKLSEYFPNDEGTPGILVFHNEDGEINVDSVKEILNAMISKDIEGIDQIIDISNLPPQALAGFTSEDKTTMIVPMTLEKGLGNSEYAEINDFASEIGNEAAEKTGDTKFYITGPAGIAGDTVKLFEQADLQLLFATIGIILVLLIIIYRSPLLAIIPLLATVIVYQVVNQSVALMGAAGLEINNSTTSIMSILLFAAVIDYSLFVFSRYREELNHYENKYEAMKYAMRATGEPVFFAGGTVLAAMLVLFFADFRDYQNFAPIFGTAVFVIMLGSITLVPALFALFGRKAFWPKVPKFGETKEVKHGIWGAIAKFVVNKPYLSGGLVLIFMIITSLNVFNLDYEFDTVKSFPEELPSRVGYEIVESRFDKGELAPTSLLVESEQALTEEQKQSLTEALLAEDEIASVRASAVSDDETKMKLSMAFDLNPYAPEAIDKIDEMRENSADYLAAAGIDGELHFAGTTAKLLDERDVNNDDIIKIVILETILILVLLFVLTKSWKMPIYMMATILVSYLSALGLGLFLVDVLFGYDAISTRVPVYAFIFLVALGIDYNIILVSRFLEERKHTTVKQALGIAIRNTGGVISSAGIILAATFAALMTMPIADLFVFGFIVAVGILIDTFLVRGMLLPMLILTFEKDKK; encoded by the coding sequence ATGAACAAGTTATTAAATCCAATTACAGATTGGGTATCAACAAAACGCGGTGCCTGGATTACACTTATTGTCTGGCTAGTGTTGATGATTGGCTTAAGTGCCGGTCCAATGCTAAGTGAGTATAAAGTGACAAACTTCCAGTCTCTGCCGGATGATGCGCAGTCGATTATCGCTGAAAATAAATTAAGCGAGTACTTCCCTAACGATGAAGGTACACCAGGTATATTAGTTTTCCATAATGAAGATGGAGAAATCAATGTTGACAGTGTGAAAGAAATTTTGAATGCAATGATTTCGAAAGATATTGAAGGTATCGATCAGATTATCGACATCTCCAATTTGCCGCCTCAAGCTTTAGCGGGCTTCACGTCTGAAGATAAGACAACTATGATTGTGCCAATGACACTGGAAAAAGGGCTTGGCAATTCTGAGTATGCGGAAATTAACGATTTTGCATCTGAAATCGGAAATGAGGCAGCTGAGAAAACAGGGGATACGAAGTTTTATATTACTGGTCCTGCAGGGATTGCCGGTGATACAGTAAAGCTGTTTGAACAGGCAGATTTACAGCTGTTATTTGCTACAATTGGGATCATTTTAGTTCTTTTAATTATTATTTACCGTTCTCCTCTATTAGCGATTATTCCATTACTTGCAACTGTAATTGTTTATCAGGTAGTAAATCAGTCGGTTGCTTTAATGGGGGCAGCAGGCTTAGAAATTAATAACTCTACAACCTCAATTATGAGTATTTTATTATTCGCGGCTGTTATCGATTATTCGTTATTCGTATTCTCACGCTACCGTGAAGAACTGAACCATTACGAAAATAAATATGAAGCGATGAAATATGCAATGCGCGCAACTGGTGAGCCTGTATTCTTTGCAGGCGGAACTGTATTGGCGGCAATGCTTGTTTTATTCTTCGCAGACTTCCGCGATTACCAAAACTTTGCACCAATTTTTGGTACTGCTGTATTTGTTATTATGCTCGGATCAATTACATTAGTTCCGGCATTATTCGCCTTATTTGGCCGTAAAGCATTCTGGCCGAAAGTACCGAAATTCGGTGAGACAAAGGAAGTAAAGCATGGAATTTGGGGAGCAATTGCTAAGTTTGTCGTAAACAAACCTTATTTATCAGGCGGATTAGTCCTGATTTTCATGATTATTACTTCATTGAATGTATTTAATTTAGATTATGAATTTGACACGGTGAAATCATTCCCGGAAGAACTGCCATCACGTGTCGGCTATGAAATCGTTGAATCGCGTTTTGATAAAGGGGAACTTGCCCCAACTTCATTATTGGTTGAAAGTGAACAGGCTTTAACAGAAGAACAAAAGCAAAGTTTAACGGAAGCATTATTAGCCGAAGATGAAATTGCTTCGGTACGTGCGTCAGCCGTTTCGGACGATGAAACGAAAATGAAATTGTCAATGGCGTTTGATTTAAATCCGTATGCGCCGGAAGCAATCGATAAGATTGACGAAATGCGTGAAAACAGCGCAGATTATTTAGCAGCAGCAGGTATCGACGGTGAGTTACACTTTGCGGGAACAACAGCTAAGCTGCTGGATGAACGCGATGTAAACAACGATGATATTATTAAAATTGTTATTTTAGAAACGATCTTAATATTAGTGTTATTATTTGTGTTAACGAAATCTTGGAAAATGCCGATTTATATGATGGCGACAATTTTAGTGTCTTACTTATCGGCATTAGGATTAGGGTTATTCCTTGTCGACGTATTATTTGGCTATGATGCAATCAGTACACGTGTACCGGTCTATGCATTCATATTCCTAGTTGCGCTAGGCATTGACTACAACATTATTTTAGTGTCCCGATTCCTTGAAGAACGCAAACATACAACAGTGAAACAGGCCCTGGGAATTGCTATCCGTAATACAGGAGGCGTTATTTCGTCAGCAGGTATCATACTGGCAGCAACTTTCGCGGCATTAATGACAATGCCGATTGCCGATCTATTCGTATTCGGCTTTATCGTTGCAGTTGGTATTCTTATTGATACATTCCTAGTACGTGGTATGTTATTACCGATGTTGATATTAACATTTGAAAAAGACAAGAAGTAA
- a CDS encoding sensor histidine kinase, producing the protein MKTLYRQYIVVTLAVIIISITMSMLLIGQIYKSQIRPDTDAKNYGVAEEVQQILKSMPKESADAYFESIAKLGYQIGVIYPDGNLTSYGSKFKKTKITPEMLSIVGTDKVYHGIRDYNGSSYFMNHFANDIQNTIGVSFQLNDESYAFFIRQENATLFSEMHLLIVSFIIITAVVILLTMILLARQLVRPLKQLQQATNQIALENYDIQLTIDRNDELGQLATQFQKMANRLAENDQIKKDFINNVSHDFQSPLLNIQGYANVLKDADNTEEERVQYLEIIEQETKRLSALTKQLLLLSSLDQKNLPVQKKTYSLDRQLKERLFSKRWKLDDKQMELVYELEPVEVFADEQLMEQVWDNLLSNAIRYSEDKGKIIVTCSKKDNQIFVTIKDNGIGIPEEALEKVKERFYRVDPSRSSQSSGLGLAIVTEIVNRHAGQFIIESELGKGTKVTVVLNVH; encoded by the coding sequence ATGAAAACATTATACAGGCAATATATTGTTGTGACATTGGCTGTAATCATTATAAGCATTACGATGTCGATGCTGTTAATCGGACAAATTTATAAATCGCAAATACGACCTGATACAGATGCCAAAAATTATGGGGTAGCCGAGGAAGTGCAGCAAATTTTAAAATCAATGCCTAAAGAAAGTGCGGATGCCTACTTTGAGTCCATTGCCAAACTTGGCTACCAAATAGGGGTTATCTATCCGGATGGAAATTTAACTTCATACGGTAGTAAGTTTAAAAAAACAAAGATCACGCCTGAAATGTTAAGCATTGTCGGTACAGACAAAGTGTATCACGGCATTCGCGATTATAACGGATCTTCCTACTTTATGAATCATTTCGCGAATGATATTCAAAATACAATCGGTGTATCGTTTCAACTAAATGATGAAAGCTATGCATTTTTTATCCGTCAGGAAAATGCCACACTCTTTTCTGAAATGCATTTATTGATCGTTAGCTTCATTATTATTACCGCTGTCGTTATTTTATTAACGATGATTTTGCTTGCCCGCCAGCTTGTAAGACCATTAAAACAATTGCAACAGGCGACAAATCAAATTGCTCTTGAAAATTATGATATCCAATTAACGATTGATCGTAATGATGAGCTAGGGCAGCTTGCAACACAGTTTCAAAAGATGGCCAACCGCCTCGCAGAAAATGATCAGATTAAGAAAGACTTCATCAATAATGTATCGCACGACTTTCAATCGCCTTTGCTCAACATTCAAGGCTATGCAAATGTATTGAAGGATGCGGACAATACGGAAGAAGAACGTGTGCAGTATTTGGAGATTATTGAGCAGGAAACGAAGCGTCTTTCCGCATTAACAAAACAATTGCTTTTACTAAGCTCGCTTGACCAGAAAAATTTACCGGTTCAAAAAAAGACTTATTCGTTAGATAGACAGTTGAAAGAACGGCTATTTTCAAAGCGATGGAAACTGGACGATAAGCAGATGGAGCTTGTATACGAGCTGGAACCGGTTGAAGTTTTTGCAGATGAGCAGTTAATGGAGCAAGTATGGGACAATTTGCTGTCAAATGCTATTCGTTACAGTGAGGATAAAGGGAAAATCATAGTTACATGCAGCAAAAAGGATAATCAGATTTTTGTAACGATAAAAGATAACGGAATTGGTATACCTGAAGAAGCACTTGAAAAAGTGAAAGAACGATTTTACCGGGTAGATCCTTCGCGCTCGAGTCAAAGCAGCGGGTTAGGCTTGGCGATTGTAACTGAAATCGTTAACCGGCATGCGGGACAGTTTATTATTGAAAGCGAGCTTGGGAAGGGAACGAAAGTGACAGTTGTTTTAAATGTCCATTAA
- a CDS encoding branched-chain amino acid ABC transporter permease, whose amino-acid sequence MLKQPLILSKMNLVFAVVVGIMAVLPFVLDSRTMTILLTQFCIFAILAMSYDILLGYTGIISFGHAMFFGIGAYTTAIMLSDFGPSIGIFAASILVGIVLSAIISVISGALTLRLKSHFYAMFTLAISGLFLVLAEKWRTVTKGNDGFTFRAPELFRERLYFYFLVLICLVVIFILLKRIVASPFGKVLVAIRENEQRTRSLGFKTLGYKIIASVIAGAVASLAGSLYAISLRFVNTSVLTMDITLDALMMTIIGGVGTLIGPIIGAGVIEFAQHYLSGLARDYPIFERWIIFFGILYILAVIFFPRGIVGTVSMRYHEWKMKKGQKTKASVKLREKEIQR is encoded by the coding sequence ATGTTAAAACAGCCATTAATTTTATCGAAAATGAATTTAGTGTTTGCAGTCGTAGTAGGAATCATGGCTGTATTACCGTTTGTACTGGATTCTCGAACGATGACGATTTTATTAACGCAGTTTTGTATTTTTGCAATACTCGCGATGAGTTACGATATTTTACTAGGTTACACGGGCATTATTTCATTCGGTCATGCGATGTTTTTCGGGATTGGTGCGTATACGACAGCGATTATGCTGAGCGATTTCGGTCCGTCAATCGGTATATTCGCTGCTTCAATTTTAGTAGGAATTGTATTATCCGCAATTATTAGTGTAATAAGCGGCGCATTGACGCTTCGTTTGAAAAGTCACTTTTATGCAATGTTTACGTTAGCGATTTCAGGGTTGTTTTTAGTGCTGGCAGAAAAGTGGCGGACGGTAACGAAAGGAAATGATGGATTTACATTCCGTGCACCGGAACTGTTTCGTGAGCGGCTGTATTTTTACTTTTTAGTGCTCATTTGTCTCGTTGTCATTTTCATATTACTGAAACGAATTGTTGCATCACCATTCGGGAAAGTGCTTGTTGCGATTCGTGAAAACGAGCAACGTACACGGTCACTCGGGTTTAAAACATTAGGTTATAAAATCATTGCTTCCGTTATTGCGGGTGCTGTTGCAAGTTTGGCAGGTTCGCTTTACGCGATATCGTTGCGCTTTGTCAATACGAGTGTTCTGACGATGGACATTACACTCGATGCACTAATGATGACGATTATCGGTGGAGTTGGAACGCTAATCGGACCAATCATCGGGGCAGGTGTCATTGAATTTGCCCAGCATTATTTATCAGGTCTTGCAAGAGACTATCCTATTTTTGAACGGTGGATTATTTTCTTCGGTATTCTGTACATTTTAGCTGTTATATTCTTCCCGCGAGGCATCGTAGGTACAGTTTCAATGCGCTACCATGAGTGGAAGATGAAAAAGGGCCAAAAAACAAAGGCATCTGTAAAGCTTCGTGAAAAGGAGATACAGCGATGA
- a CDS encoding carbohydrate kinase family protein, producing MKKILCIGELLIDFFTTHTEVSIIEAKTFEKQAGGAPANVAATIAMLGGQAHFCGKVGDDAFGHFLKQTLKQAGVHTDQLIMDSSAPTTLAFVSRQKDGERDFIFNRGADELLSVEDLELQQLMTMDMIHFGSATALLSEPFSKTYEQLMQTLHLQNYFISFDPNYRADLWKGDSDLFIHKCEPFIEAANFIKMSDEELLLFAKTENFEQAIEWLTQFTDKTIAITQGASGTMLIQDGQITTVPAFPVNSIDTTGAGDAFVGAVLYQLSKYENTNLLFNEWVTVIEFANRAASKVCEKVGAIEALSSLKEL from the coding sequence ATGAAAAAAATTCTTTGTATTGGCGAATTGCTCATCGATTTTTTCACGACTCATACGGAAGTATCCATTATAGAAGCGAAAACGTTTGAAAAACAGGCAGGCGGTGCTCCGGCAAATGTAGCAGCAACTATTGCAATGCTTGGAGGACAGGCTCATTTTTGCGGAAAAGTGGGTGACGATGCATTTGGTCACTTTTTAAAACAAACGTTGAAGCAAGCAGGTGTTCATACAGATCAATTGATAATGGATTCGTCTGCACCGACTACTTTGGCCTTTGTTTCAAGACAGAAAGATGGTGAGCGAGATTTTATCTTTAATCGCGGCGCCGACGAATTGCTCAGTGTTGAAGATTTGGAACTGCAACAGCTCATGACAATGGACATGATTCATTTCGGTTCAGCCACTGCCCTTTTAAGCGAACCTTTCAGTAAAACGTACGAACAGTTAATGCAAACTTTGCATCTGCAAAACTATTTTATTTCATTTGACCCAAATTATCGTGCAGATTTATGGAAAGGCGATTCCGATTTATTCATTCATAAATGCGAACCTTTCATTGAAGCAGCAAATTTCATAAAGATGAGCGATGAAGAACTGTTATTATTCGCAAAGACAGAAAACTTCGAACAGGCAATCGAATGGCTCACACAGTTTACTGACAAAACAATCGCCATTACACAAGGTGCTTCTGGTACAATGCTTATCCAAGACGGGCAAATTACAACCGTTCCGGCATTTCCCGTAAACTCCATCGATACAACCGGTGCAGGTGATGCTTTTGTCGGTGCCGTTTTATATCAGTTAAGTAAATATGAAAACACAAATCTCTTGTTTAATGAATGGGTAACCGTTATCGAATTTGCCAATCGTGCTGCATCAAAAGTATGTGAAAAAGTCGGTGCAATCGAAGCCCTTTCTTCATTAAAAGAACTTTAG
- a CDS encoding class I adenylate-forming enzyme family protein translates to MQQLDFWIAKRAGQTPDKTALIQIETGETWTYKELMQHANGWSSTFSNQQLQQGDRVVTLMENSIESFAILIACRLNELIYVPLNTKLSISELQVVLSDCTPALLITDDTHCERAMQLSPTKFLTCGSSELVEPTTYNWRDEPQLPWMIIYTGGTTGKPKGVVLSYEAVTTNAMNTVISWGLNDKDCTLNYMPLFHTGGINALALPILMAGGTVVIGQKFDPERAVRAINEYKTTVSLFVPTMYQSIIETEYFKQSSFPTVKVFLSGGAPCPKPIYECFQKRGLLFKEGYGLTEAGPNNFSIDAEVAMNKKGAIGKSMLFNEVKIINKEGQQCAEGEVGELCLKGSHVFSHYWKNEEATSETFEDGWLKTGDLAKFDEDGDYYIVGRKKEMIITGGENVYPQEVEQCLIAHEAVQEVSVIGIPNEKWGECVVAFVISEDHSEPLQWELLKYCKKHLANYKVPKQIYFLQELPKTVVGKIDKKQLINCVFITE, encoded by the coding sequence ATGCAACAGCTGGACTTTTGGATTGCGAAACGAGCGGGCCAAACACCGGATAAAACAGCTTTAATTCAAATAGAAACAGGTGAGACGTGGACATATAAAGAGTTGATGCAGCATGCGAATGGATGGAGCAGCACTTTTTCCAACCAGCAGTTACAGCAGGGAGACCGAGTTGTAACGTTGATGGAAAATTCAATTGAAAGCTTTGCCATTTTAATTGCTTGTCGTTTAAATGAATTGATCTATGTTCCATTAAATACAAAATTATCTATATCCGAATTACAGGTGGTTTTATCTGATTGCACACCTGCTTTATTAATTACTGATGATACGCATTGTGAACGGGCAATGCAGCTTTCGCCAACCAAATTTTTAACATGCGGTAGCTCTGAATTAGTTGAGCCTACTACATATAATTGGCGTGATGAACCTCAGCTTCCGTGGATGATTATTTATACCGGGGGGACGACGGGTAAACCAAAAGGTGTTGTCCTGTCGTATGAAGCTGTCACTACGAATGCGATGAATACCGTCATTAGCTGGGGGTTAAATGATAAGGACTGCACACTGAATTATATGCCCCTTTTTCATACAGGAGGAATTAATGCACTTGCATTGCCGATTTTAATGGCAGGCGGAACAGTGGTTATCGGCCAGAAATTTGATCCGGAAAGAGCGGTTCGGGCCATTAATGAATATAAAACGACGGTTTCATTATTTGTTCCGACAATGTACCAATCGATTATAGAAACTGAGTATTTTAAACAGTCCAGTTTTCCGACAGTGAAAGTATTTTTATCGGGAGGCGCACCTTGTCCTAAACCTATATATGAATGTTTTCAAAAAAGAGGGCTGCTTTTTAAAGAGGGCTATGGGTTAACTGAGGCAGGTCCAAATAACTTTTCCATCGATGCGGAAGTTGCGATGAACAAAAAGGGTGCTATCGGAAAAAGTATGCTTTTCAATGAAGTAAAAATTATCAATAAAGAAGGTCAGCAATGTGCAGAAGGAGAAGTTGGCGAACTTTGCTTAAAAGGCAGCCATGTTTTTTCACATTATTGGAAAAACGAAGAGGCAACGAGCGAAACATTTGAGGATGGCTGGTTAAAGACAGGTGACTTGGCGAAGTTTGATGAGGACGGCGATTATTATATTGTCGGACGGAAGAAGGAAATGATTATTACGGGCGGAGAAAATGTGTATCCGCAAGAAGTTGAACAATGTTTAATCGCCCACGAAGCGGTACAGGAAGTATCCGTTATTGGTATTCCGAATGAAAAATGGGGCGAATGTGTTGTAGCGTTTGTAATTTCTGAAGATCATTCCGAACCACTTCAATGGGAGCTGTTAAAGTACTGTAAAAAACACCTCGCCAATTACAAAGTACCGAAACAAATCTACTTTCTGCAGGAGCTTCCGAAAACCGTCGTCGGGAAAATTGATAAGAAACAGCTTATCAATTGTGTATTTATAACGGAATAG
- the phaZ gene encoding intracellular short-chain-length polyhydroxyalkanoate depolymerase yields MNKLDVLAKVELSNGETLSYRKREGGDELVLLVHGNMTSSKHWDLLMESMDERFTIYAVDMRGFGGSTYNKRITSIKDFSDDIKHFVDALELKDFTIVGWSTGGNVAMQFCADYPGYSKKLILFASGSTRGYPFYSSNADGTPDFTKRLSTIEQIEQDPVKTIPMQQMYDTKNRDGLKFIWNSAIYTQKQPDEERYEQYVDDMLTQRNLADVYHALNTFNISAVDNEVAKGANQVKDIQIPTFVLYGDRDYVVNGAMTTEIIEDFGGRAQIMKLANCGHSPLVDCLDETKEAIEEFILS; encoded by the coding sequence ATGAATAAGCTGGACGTTTTAGCAAAAGTGGAATTATCAAATGGTGAAACTTTATCTTATCGGAAACGAGAAGGCGGCGATGAACTTGTCCTATTGGTTCATGGCAATATGACAAGTTCAAAGCATTGGGATTTGCTGATGGAATCAATGGATGAACGATTCACCATTTATGCGGTGGATATGCGCGGCTTTGGCGGATCGACTTACAATAAACGGATTACATCGATCAAAGATTTCAGCGATGATATTAAGCATTTCGTTGATGCACTTGAATTAAAGGACTTTACGATTGTTGGCTGGTCTACAGGCGGAAATGTGGCGATGCAGTTTTGTGCAGATTATCCGGGATACAGTAAAAAGCTCATATTATTTGCTTCCGGTTCAACACGCGGTTATCCATTTTATAGTTCAAATGCGGACGGTACTCCGGATTTTACAAAGCGCTTATCGACAATCGAGCAAATTGAGCAGGACCCTGTTAAAACAATCCCGATGCAGCAAATGTATGACACGAAAAATCGTGACGGGCTGAAGTTTATATGGAACAGTGCTATTTATACACAGAAACAGCCGGACGAGGAGCGCTATGAGCAATATGTGGATGATATGCTGACACAGCGTAATTTGGCGGATGTGTACCATGCGTTAAATACTTTTAATATAAGTGCAGTCGATAATGAAGTCGCAAAGGGTGCGAATCAGGTGAAGGATATTCAGATTCCGACATTTGTTTTATACGGTGACCGTGATTATGTAGTGAATGGGGCGATGACAACCGAAATTATCGAGGATTTTGGAGGCCGCGCTCAAATCATGAAGCTGGCAAACTGCGGACACTCACCGCTAGTCGACTGTCTGGATGAAACGAAAGAGGCAATCGAGGAATTTATCTTATCTTAA
- a CDS encoding response regulator transcription factor, translating to MRILVVDDDAFIRKLIGIHLKKEGFEALFASDGMEALNLLQQEPVDLAIVDVMMPKMDGISLTKNLAEIGVPVLMLTAKTTLDDKEKGFLAGADDYMVKPFEPKELLFRVRAILRRFQKVERSQIKIANMLIDRQTYEVKVGEQVSLLPLKEFELLGILCSRPEVVFTRDQLMEQVWGYDYDGDDFTLTTHIKRLRSRLEEVNAQVKIQTVRGIGYKIEELK from the coding sequence ATGCGGATATTAGTAGTGGATGATGATGCATTTATACGGAAATTAATTGGCATCCATTTGAAAAAAGAAGGATTCGAAGCGCTGTTTGCGAGTGATGGCATGGAAGCATTAAATTTATTGCAGCAGGAGCCGGTCGATTTGGCGATTGTCGATGTCATGATGCCCAAAATGGATGGTATAAGCCTGACGAAAAATCTTGCTGAAATCGGTGTACCTGTATTGATGCTAACTGCCAAAACAACACTTGATGATAAGGAAAAAGGATTTTTGGCAGGGGCGGATGACTATATGGTGAAGCCGTTCGAACCGAAAGAACTGCTGTTTAGAGTGCGCGCGATTTTACGACGTTTTCAAAAGGTTGAAAGAAGTCAAATAAAGATTGCCAATATGCTCATTGACCGGCAAACGTATGAAGTAAAAGTAGGGGAGCAAGTATCGTTATTGCCTTTAAAAGAATTTGAGCTATTAGGCATTTTATGTTCCAGACCGGAAGTCGTATTTACGCGAGACCAGCTGATGGAACAAGTATGGGGCTATGATTATGACGGGGATGATTTTACACTGACAACACATATTAAGCGTCTGCGCAGCCGGTTGGAAGAAGTGAATGCACAGGTGAAAATTCAAACCGTACGCGGAATCGGCTATAAAATAGAGGAATTGAAATGA